CGGCCCCGCCGGCGCCGGCCTCGACGGCGCCGGCCCTGCCCGCGCCGGCCCGCTGAGGTCCAGATGCGGGACCTCCTCGCCGCCGTCGGGCTCCTGCTCGTGATCGAGGGATTGTGCCTTGCCGCTTTCCCTCGGGCATGGCGCAGTGCCATCCAGGCGGTGATGAAGGCGCCGGAGAC
This genomic interval from Aquabacter sp. L1I39 contains the following:
- a CDS encoding DUF2065 family protein, with protein sequence MRDLLAAVGLLLVIEGLCLAAFPRAWRSAIQAVMKAPETPLRVAGLVVGAVGVIVVWLVRSA